A DNA window from Staphylococcus warneri contains the following coding sequences:
- a CDS encoding M23 family metallopeptidase, which translates to MIYNGFMNMIEQNDYKTLYSYFTKEMKKQISKKALKKLMQDYNRFAHQHKCYVDIGTEKYGENVWLDAFENYGISIHVTHGQISSLLFKPLYYFKVKRTTLTYQFPFYDEWFVYWGGDNELFNYHYPSETQRYAYDFIKINKDSGMSYIDDGMRCEHYYAYGTQVYAPLNGVVVDIENNIKDNRIGQTNQKQPLGNYVVIKHSTNEFSLIGHLKQHSVKVNIGDEITDNDMIGLCGNSGNSSEPHVHFQVSNQPSLIEGQSLKINFKNNRMPVKGETICR; encoded by the coding sequence GTGATTTATAACGGCTTTATGAATATGATTGAACAAAATGATTATAAAACACTTTATTCATACTTTACTAAAGAAATGAAGAAACAGATTTCTAAGAAAGCATTAAAAAAGTTGATGCAAGACTACAATAGATTTGCGCATCAACACAAGTGTTATGTAGACATCGGGACTGAAAAGTATGGTGAGAATGTATGGTTAGATGCTTTTGAAAACTATGGTATTTCAATCCATGTCACTCATGGCCAAATATCTTCACTTTTATTTAAACCTTTGTATTATTTTAAAGTTAAACGAACAACTTTAACTTATCAATTTCCGTTTTATGATGAATGGTTTGTATATTGGGGTGGCGATAACGAACTATTCAATTATCATTATCCTTCAGAAACACAAAGGTATGCATATGATTTTATAAAGATAAATAAAGACTCTGGAATGAGCTACATTGATGATGGCATGCGATGTGAACATTATTATGCTTATGGTACTCAAGTATATGCACCATTAAATGGTGTTGTTGTCGATATTGAGAATAATATAAAAGATAATCGTATAGGACAAACGAATCAAAAACAACCACTTGGCAATTATGTCGTGATAAAGCATTCGACAAATGAATTTAGTCTAATTGGACATTTAAAACAGCATTCGGTCAAAGTGAACATTGGAGATGAAATAACAGATAACGATATGATAGGTCTTTGTGGAAATTCAGGTAATTCGTCAGAGCCTCATGTTCATTTTCAAGTTAGTAATCAACCTAGTTTAATAGAAGGACAATCACTCAAAATTAATTTTAAAAATAATAGGATGCCCGTTAAAGGTGAAACGATTTGTCGATAA
- a CDS encoding M4 family metallopeptidase: MNRLSKTIISGISVITISSTFYSEEVDAKNDHSANQNKLEVKDKNKAFQALKLLPNDKNAKKQFKHYKTVDVNTDQLGYTHYTLQPKFKNAYVPDREVKIHTNPQGKVVLINGDTGGSEIKPSNTVQIHKKEAINKAFEAISMSSDNAKNFKNDVIKKNQIQISGQHNKYVYQVEIVTTSPKISHWNIQVDAETGEVIDKINNIQHAHTEGTGKSVLNKTKKININSKDKGYELKDVTHKGNISAYDYNDEDGSSKLMTDKDKEFVDKSQHAAVDANDYAKDVYDYYKNKFGRESYDDKGSPIDSLTHVNQFENEDNRNNAAWIGDKMIYGDGDNDNYLPFSGAKDVVAHEITHGITQETANLVYENQPGALNESFSDVFAYFIDSDNFLIGEDIYTPNVKGDALRSMSNPEKYDQPAHMKHYSKTQEDNGGVHTNSGIPNKAAYLTIKRIGKDKAEQIYYRTLTHYLSSNSDFEDAKKSLHQAALDLYDKSTADQVNQSWEDVGV, encoded by the coding sequence ATGAATCGATTGTCTAAAACTATCATTTCCGGTATTTCAGTAATAACTATAAGTAGTACATTTTATAGTGAAGAAGTGGATGCGAAGAATGATCATTCAGCAAATCAAAACAAATTAGAAGTTAAGGATAAGAATAAAGCATTTCAGGCATTAAAATTATTACCCAATGATAAAAATGCTAAAAAGCAATTTAAGCACTATAAAACAGTCGACGTCAATACAGATCAATTAGGCTACACGCACTATACACTACAACCAAAGTTTAAAAATGCATATGTTCCTGATAGAGAAGTTAAAATACATACTAATCCTCAAGGTAAGGTTGTACTTATCAATGGTGACACAGGTGGTAGTGAAATAAAACCTAGTAATACTGTCCAAATCCATAAAAAAGAGGCCATCAATAAAGCTTTTGAAGCTATTTCAATGTCTTCAGATAATGCTAAAAACTTTAAAAATGATGTCATTAAAAAGAATCAAATTCAAATTAGCGGACAACATAACAAATATGTTTATCAGGTAGAAATTGTAACAACGTCTCCTAAAATATCTCATTGGAACATTCAAGTTGATGCTGAAACTGGGGAAGTCATTGATAAGATAAATAATATCCAACATGCGCATACTGAAGGTACGGGAAAAAGCGTATTAAACAAAACGAAAAAAATTAATATTAATAGTAAGGATAAAGGATATGAGTTGAAGGATGTGACGCATAAAGGTAATATTTCAGCTTATGACTATAATGATGAGGATGGCAGTTCGAAACTGATGACAGATAAAGATAAAGAATTTGTAGACAAGTCGCAACATGCTGCTGTTGATGCGAACGATTATGCTAAAGATGTGTATGATTATTATAAAAATAAATTTGGTCGAGAATCATACGATGATAAGGGAAGTCCTATCGATTCATTAACTCATGTGAATCAATTTGAAAATGAAGATAATCGTAACAATGCTGCTTGGATTGGTGACAAAATGATTTATGGAGATGGAGATAATGACAATTATTTACCATTCTCTGGTGCTAAAGATGTGGTAGCACATGAAATTACACATGGTATAACTCAGGAAACAGCCAATTTAGTATACGAAAATCAACCCGGTGCATTGAATGAAAGTTTCTCAGATGTCTTTGCCTATTTTATTGATAGTGATAATTTCTTAATTGGTGAGGATATATATACACCCAACGTTAAAGGTGATGCATTAAGAAGTATGTCTAATCCTGAAAAATATGATCAACCTGCACATATGAAACATTACTCTAAAACACAAGAGGATAATGGTGGTGTACATACCAATTCTGGTATCCCTAATAAAGCTGCCTATTTAACAATCAAACGTATTGGTAAAGATAAAGCTGAACAAATTTATTATAGAACGTTAACACATTATCTATCTTCTAATTCAGATTTCGAAGATGCTAAAAAATCATTACACCAAGCTGCGCTTGATTTATATGATAAATCCACAGCAGATCAAGTTAATCAATCATGGGAAGATGTTGGCGTTTAA
- a CDS encoding CapA family protein, with protein sequence MLAYRMDLKQEAQVLAVGDNLIHPNIYRDALESDGDTYNFNPMYQNIKKDIQSADIAFINQESPIGGDHRPYHGFKRFNTPSDISDSLVQTGFNFINGSNNHALDQGDEGLKYHIQQWNKYKNKVLLTGTYDSQKSHDQVAVKKINGINIAMLSYTFGTNGIKPKHQYEINYFDDKQIKKDIQQAKEVADVIFVSAHWGNEGSHQPNPIQRKYAKLFADEGVDVVLGTHPHVIQPVEWIKGKDHHRTLVAYSLGNFLNGQETGNESNDLLGRIEFKIMKTPKAVKIENVKWRSMVNYYELSDVYNKNSKENFKIYPLKDMDERLIRKHGRYYDPNSDMSQLRLKQITKEVINETFLDDDSF encoded by the coding sequence ATGTTGGCATATCGGATGGATTTAAAGCAAGAGGCACAAGTTTTAGCAGTAGGCGATAATTTAATACACCCTAACATATATAGGGATGCACTTGAATCAGATGGTGATACATACAATTTTAATCCTATGTACCAAAATATAAAAAAAGATATTCAATCTGCAGATATTGCATTCATCAATCAAGAATCTCCAATAGGTGGTGATCATCGTCCTTATCATGGGTTTAAAAGATTTAACACACCTAGTGATATTTCAGATAGTTTAGTGCAAACCGGATTTAATTTTATTAATGGATCTAATAATCATGCATTAGATCAAGGTGATGAAGGACTTAAATATCATATTCAACAATGGAATAAATATAAAAATAAAGTGTTGCTTACAGGTACTTACGATTCGCAAAAGTCTCATGATCAAGTGGCTGTCAAAAAGATAAATGGTATCAATATAGCTATGTTGAGTTATACATTTGGTACGAATGGAATTAAACCTAAACATCAATACGAAATCAACTATTTTGATGACAAACAAATTAAGAAGGATATTCAACAAGCTAAAGAAGTGGCAGATGTCATATTTGTATCGGCACACTGGGGAAATGAAGGATCTCATCAACCTAATCCAATACAACGAAAATATGCAAAGTTATTTGCTGATGAAGGGGTGGATGTAGTATTAGGTACACATCCTCATGTTATACAACCAGTTGAATGGATTAAAGGTAAGGATCATCATCGTACCTTAGTCGCTTATTCCCTAGGAAATTTCTTGAATGGACAAGAAACTGGAAATGAAAGTAATGACCTACTCGGTAGAATAGAATTTAAAATAATGAAAACGCCTAAAGCAGTAAAAATCGAAAACGTTAAATGGCGAAGTATGGTTAATTATTATGAATTAAGTGATGTATATAATAAAAACAGTAAAGAAAACTTTAAAATTTATCCATTAAAGGATATGGATGAACGCTTAATTCGTAAACATGGTCGATATTATGACCCGAATTCTGATATGAGTCAATTACGATTAAAACAAATAACTAAAGAAGTCATTAACGAAACGTTTTTAGATGATGATAGTTTCTAA
- the argF gene encoding ornithine carbamoyltransferase, protein MSKFNFEGKCLLKSTDYSKDELNYIIDKAQQLKAEKKNNQSHQLLTNKNIAIIFEKPSTRTRAAFSVAAHDLGVQVDYFGQGEIHLGKKESIYDTAKVLGSMYDGIEFRGHDHNDIEILAQHANVPVWNGLTNEWHPTQMLADFMTLKEEWGTLKGKTLTYIGDARNNVANDLLVTGALLGVNMNIVAPESRLPESHVVAMAKDYAEQTGATIQISSDIEKTVYQTDAIYTDVWFSMGEPTDVIEERVKALQPYQINMSLIQKIQNPDVKVLHCLPAFHNTQTQVGKDVYEKYGLSEMEITDEVFHSPYSIVFKQAENRLHSIKAIMALTLGGIK, encoded by the coding sequence ATGAGCAAGTTTAACTTTGAAGGTAAATGTTTATTAAAGTCGACCGATTATTCTAAAGATGAATTGAATTACATCATAGATAAGGCACAACAATTAAAAGCAGAAAAGAAAAATAACCAATCACATCAATTATTAACAAATAAAAATATAGCTATTATATTTGAAAAACCATCTACACGTACACGAGCAGCATTTAGTGTTGCAGCACATGATTTAGGTGTTCAAGTAGATTACTTTGGACAGGGAGAAATTCATTTAGGTAAAAAAGAGAGCATCTATGACACGGCGAAAGTTCTAGGAAGTATGTATGATGGTATCGAATTTAGAGGACATGATCATAACGATATTGAAATACTAGCACAACATGCTAATGTACCTGTCTGGAATGGTTTAACTAATGAATGGCACCCTACACAAATGTTAGCGGACTTTATGACACTCAAAGAAGAGTGGGGGACGTTAAAAGGTAAGACTTTAACATATATTGGAGACGCTCGAAATAATGTAGCGAATGACTTATTAGTTACAGGGGCGTTATTAGGCGTCAATATGAATATTGTGGCACCAGAATCTCGCTTGCCGGAATCGCATGTGGTAGCGATGGCTAAAGACTATGCGGAACAAACAGGCGCAACGATTCAAATCAGTAGTGATATTGAAAAGACTGTTTATCAAACGGATGCTATTTATACGGATGTTTGGTTTTCAATGGGAGAACCAACAGATGTTATAGAAGAAAGAGTTAAGGCATTACAACCTTATCAAATCAATATGTCATTAATTCAAAAGATACAAAATCCTGATGTGAAAGTACTGCATTGTTTACCAGCTTTCCATAATACACAAACGCAAGTAGGCAAAGATGTCTACGAAAAATATGGATTATCAGAAATGGAGATCACAGATGAGGTCTTTCATAGTCCTTATTCTATTGTTTTTAAACAAGCAGAAAATCGTTTACATTCTATTAAAGCCATAATGGCATTAACTTTAGGTGGCATAAAATAA
- a CDS encoding alpha-keto acid decarboxylase family protein — MKQRVGQYLMDAVNAAGVDKIFGVPGDFNLAFLDDIISHDQVEWIGNTNELNASYAADGYARINGLGALVTTFGVGELSAVNGIAGSYAERVPVIAITGAPTRAVESAGKYVHHSLGEGTFDDYRKMFEPITTAQGYITPENATTEIPRLIQAAINERRPVHLHLPIDVAMTEIDVSKSFQPEARDDQDVSHYIQMIEDKLNSAKQPVIITGHEINSFGLHSELEQFVNQTHIPVAQLSLGKGAFNEENEHYLGIFDGSIAEENVKNYVNQSDAILNIGAKLTDSATAGFSFEFDIDDVVMINHNYFKMNETISEQVALPHLIKGLMSISYKNKSEFPKYQRPKEHDYQVDHEPLTQATYFKMMQDFLQLDDILIAEQGSSFFGAYDLALYKDNTFIGQPLWGSIGYTLPATLGTQIAAPHRRNVLLIGDGSLQLTVQSLSTMIRQQLKPIIFVVNNDGYTVERLIHGMKEPYNDIHMWDYKALPAVFGGDNVVVHDVNTSHELKETFEKINAHSDCMHFVEVKMAIEDAPAKLSDIAKAFASQNK, encoded by the coding sequence ATGAAACAACGTGTAGGACAATATTTAATGGATGCAGTTAATGCTGCTGGGGTAGATAAAATATTCGGTGTTCCTGGCGATTTCAATTTAGCCTTTTTAGACGATATTATTTCTCATGACCAAGTAGAGTGGATTGGTAATACTAACGAATTAAATGCTAGCTACGCCGCTGATGGCTATGCTCGAATTAATGGATTAGGTGCATTAGTTACTACGTTTGGTGTTGGAGAATTAAGTGCTGTTAACGGCATTGCCGGTTCTTATGCTGAACGTGTACCAGTCATTGCGATTACTGGTGCACCTACTCGTGCTGTTGAGTCAGCTGGAAAATATGTTCATCATTCTTTAGGTGAAGGTACATTTGATGATTATAGAAAAATGTTTGAACCTATAACAACCGCCCAAGGATATATTACGCCAGAGAATGCAACGACTGAAATTCCTAGACTTATACAAGCAGCGATCAACGAACGTCGTCCAGTTCATCTACATTTGCCAATCGATGTTGCAATGACTGAAATCGACGTATCTAAATCTTTCCAACCTGAAGCACGTGATGATCAAGATGTATCTCACTATATTCAAATGATTGAAGATAAATTAAATTCTGCTAAACAACCTGTGATTATTACTGGACATGAAATTAATAGTTTTGGTCTTCATTCTGAATTAGAACAATTTGTAAATCAAACGCATATACCTGTCGCTCAACTTTCTCTTGGTAAAGGAGCTTTTAATGAAGAAAACGAACATTATCTTGGTATCTTTGATGGTAGTATCGCTGAAGAAAATGTTAAAAACTATGTCAATCAAAGTGATGCTATTTTAAATATTGGTGCGAAGTTAACTGACTCAGCGACAGCTGGTTTCTCATTTGAATTTGATATCGATGATGTTGTTATGATTAATCATAACTATTTTAAAATGAATGAAACCATCTCTGAACAAGTTGCACTACCTCATCTTATAAAAGGTTTAATGTCAATTTCTTATAAAAATAAATCAGAATTTCCAAAGTATCAACGACCAAAAGAACATGACTATCAAGTTGATCATGAACCATTAACTCAAGCAACGTATTTCAAGATGATGCAAGATTTCTTACAACTAGACGATATTTTAATCGCTGAACAAGGTTCTTCATTCTTTGGCGCTTATGATTTAGCTTTATATAAAGATAATACCTTTATTGGTCAGCCATTATGGGGGTCTATCGGTTACACTTTACCTGCAACATTAGGTACACAAATCGCTGCACCGCATAGACGTAATGTCTTACTTATCGGAGACGGTTCACTCCAACTGACAGTTCAATCGTTATCAACAATGATTAGACAACAATTGAAACCGATTATATTTGTAGTTAACAACGATGGTTATACAGTGGAACGTTTAATTCATGGTATGAAAGAACCGTATAATGATATTCATATGTGGGATTACAAAGCGCTCCCTGCAGTATTTGGCGGAGATAATGTAGTCGTCCATGATGTTAATACATCACATGAACTTAAAGAAACATTTGAAAAGATCAATGCACATAGTGATTGCATGCACTTTGTTGAAGTAAAAATGGCAATTGAAGATGCACCAGCTAAATTAAGTGATATCGCTAAAGCATTTGCTTCACAAAATAAATAA
- a CDS encoding MarR family winged helix-turn-helix transcriptional regulator encodes MSTNKNDYEHMLFYFAYKTFVTTADDIIEQYGMSRQHHRFLFFINKLPGITIKELLQTLEISKQGSHATLRTLKEKELIIEQTSEKDRRVKQLFATDKGNALINELNYAQDHLLQTIQQKVGNNWYDIMEALANQRDGFKHIEHLKGQE; translated from the coding sequence ATGTCGACAAATAAAAACGATTATGAGCATATGCTATTTTACTTTGCATATAAAACCTTTGTAACGACAGCGGATGACATTATTGAGCAATACGGTATGAGTCGCCAACATCACCGTTTTTTATTTTTTATCAATAAATTACCTGGAATTACAATAAAAGAGTTACTTCAAACATTGGAAATATCAAAGCAAGGTTCTCATGCCACACTGAGAACGCTAAAAGAAAAAGAACTTATCATTGAGCAAACATCAGAAAAAGATAGACGTGTTAAGCAGTTATTTGCTACGGATAAAGGCAATGCGTTAATTAATGAGCTCAATTACGCACAAGATCACTTGTTACAAACGATTCAACAAAAAGTAGGAAACAATTGGTACGATATAATGGAAGCGTTAGCCAACCAAAGAGATGGCTTCAAACATATTGAACATTTAAAAGGACAAGAGTAA